The genomic DNA AGATGACGCGCTTCGGCACCTTGAAATGCGCCATCTGACCGGCGCAGTGCTTGATGACGGCTTCTTCGTCCAGCTTTTCGCCGCTCTTGACCACGACGATGGCGGTGACCGCTTCGATCCAGCGCGGATCCGGCAGGCCGACGACGGCGACCTCGGAGACTGCGGGGATGCGATAGACCATCTCCTCGACCTCGCGGCTCGCGACATTCTCGCCGCCGGTCTTGATCATGTCCTTGACGCGGTCGACCACGGTGATGTGGCCCTCCTCGTCCACGGTGGCGAGATCGCCGGAGTGAAACCAGCCGCCCGAGAACGCGGCCGCGGTCTTCACGGGATCGTTGTAATAGCCGGACAGCAGATGCGGCGAGCGGTGCACGATCTCGCCGACCTCGCCCACCCTGACGTCTTCCATCGCCGTGTTGACCACGCGCGTCTCGACGTTGAGCACGGGCTTGCCGGCCGAGCCGGCCTTGCGGAGCTGGTCCTCAGGCCGCAGCACGGTCGCGAGCGGCGCGATCTCGGTCTGGCCGTAGAAATTCCAGAATTTGACGGCGGGCAGGCGGCGCTGCAGCTCGAGCAGCACCTCGACCGGCATGATCGAGGCACCGTAATAGCCCTTCTGCAGGGTCGACAGATCGGTCTTGTCGAAGTTGGGCGAGCGCAGCATCGCGATCCAGATCGTCGGCGGCGCGAAGAACGACGTGATCCTGTGCGCCTGGATCAGCGCCAGGATGTTGTCGGCCGTCGGCTTGCCCGTGATCACGCCGGAGGCGCCGAGATAGACTTGCGGCCCGAGGAACACATCCAGCTGGGCGCAATGATAGAGCGGCAGCGCGTGCAGGAACTTGTCCTCCGCGCTCATGCCACCGTCGATGATGCAGCTGACATACTGCCACATCACGGCTTCATGGGTCAGCATCGCGCCCTTGGGCAGGGATTCCGTGCCTGACGTGTAGACGATCTGGGCGAGATCACGGCTGTCGACGGACGCCGCGAGAAACGAGGCGTCGGCATGAAGAAGATCGTCGAAGGTGGTGAGGCCCGCGGGCGCGGACGCGGAATCCTCGCCCGGCAGCCAGATCATCTTCTCGACCGCGCAATCCTTGGCGCTAGCTGCGCGCGCGGACTCGACGAAGTCGGGACCAGTCGCGAGCAACTTTGCCCCGGAGCTCTTCAGGATGAAATTGATCTCGTCAGGATTGAGCATGAAGTTGATCGGCACCAGCACCGCGCCGATCCGCGCCGCTGCAAAGCGCAGCGCGGCGAAAGCGTGCGAATTGCGCGAGAGAACCGCCAGGCGATCACCCTTCTTCACACCTAGCCCGAGCAGGCCGCGGCCGAGCCGGTTGCAGATCGCGTCCATCTCGGCGAAGGTCCAACTCACCTCGCCGCAGCTCAGCGCCAGCTTGTTCGGCTCTCGCCCCGCGGAGCGGCGCAGGAGATCGCCGATGGAATGCTCGCGGGCTTTCGAGATGGTGGCTGCGGTCTCGGTCATGTGTCCCTCCCTGTGATGTCTTTGTTTGTTGGATTTCTTCTTTGAAATCTTGCGTTATCTGCGCCGGGCCGCCTGGGCGTGCTCCATGTACATGTGCTCGACCGAGCGATCGAGCGAGGCGATCTTCTCGAAGCCGCGGCGCCAGTCCTGCAGATGCCGGCGCGTCCACAGCACGCCCGCCTCGCGGTCGCGGCGACGGATCGCATCAATCAGATGGCGATGCGCGGCAACGAGGCGCGGGCCGCCTTCGGAGACACCTGTCACGATCATCTCGGTGGTCGGATAGAACAATTGCGCCGCGGGCTCACGCGC from Bradyrhizobium sp. CCBAU 53351 includes the following:
- a CDS encoding acyl-CoA synthetase yields the protein MTETAATISKAREHSIGDLLRRSAGREPNKLALSCGEVSWTFAEMDAICNRLGRGLLGLGVKKGDRLAVLSRNSHAFAALRFAAARIGAVLVPINFMLNPDEINFILKSSGAKLLATGPDFVESARAASAKDCAVEKMIWLPGEDSASAPAGLTTFDDLLHADASFLAASVDSRDLAQIVYTSGTESLPKGAMLTHEAVMWQYVSCIIDGGMSAEDKFLHALPLYHCAQLDVFLGPQVYLGASGVITGKPTADNILALIQAHRITSFFAPPTIWIAMLRSPNFDKTDLSTLQKGYYGASIMPVEVLLELQRRLPAVKFWNFYGQTEIAPLATVLRPEDQLRKAGSAGKPVLNVETRVVNTAMEDVRVGEVGEIVHRSPHLLSGYYNDPVKTAAAFSGGWFHSGDLATVDEEGHITVVDRVKDMIKTGGENVASREVEEMVYRIPAVSEVAVVGLPDPRWIEAVTAIVVVKSGEKLDEEAVIKHCAGQMAHFKVPKRVIFVDALPKNPSGKLLKRELRQRFVGGETLDKAVQKSFGT